TTTAAATGTGACATAATATTATAGAAATAAGAAAGCGGTTTCAAAAAATGCGAGGCAAAGGGGAAGGGGAACAATGGGAACTATCGTATGTCAGACTTGCAATTCTACAATTACCCACTTTGAGGACGAAAAGGTTTCTGTACTCTATGCCAAATGTGATCACTGTCATGAAGACCTGCATGAGGAAGACACAGAGTAATTGGACTAAAACATAATGAAGAGGCTGGGACAAAACCCACTCTTTGAAATGAAAAAGCCGGTGAAATTTTACGACAAGTAAAATTTCACCGGCTTTGATTATTTATGAGATAAAAATAAGGAC
Above is a genomic segment from Bacillus carboniphilus containing:
- a CDS encoding GapA-binding peptide SR1P: MGTIVCQTCNSTITHFEDEKVSVLYAKCDHCHEDLHEEDTE